The nucleotide sequence TTCATTAGTTCCTAGcaattctattaaaaataaaaccaccaaGAGTCCCAGGGGAGTGACAGCAAAGGTCCGTGGGACAGACCAAACAAAAGGTTAGGTACTTTTACAGGAAAGAAACCAGGATTTCACTTCTGTGCAGGGCAAAATCCCTGTCCCACAGTTAAGAGCCCAGAATGGAGAGAGAAGTGACTCTTGGGAATCAAGCCCTTAAAAGACAGCCCAGCTGCCCGGAACCACAAGCCCAAGCAAGGCTGCTATGCAAGTCAGAGGGTGGGCTCCGGCGACACGGAGTCTCCAACTGTGCCTGTCACTGGCCTAGGACCAAGTCTAGAGTCGTGGCCAGTTTCAGGGTCACGATTCCTCATTCTGGAGcagctccagaacagccacagCAGCTGGGGCGCCGCAGCGACTGCATGACAGCCCGCAGGGGGCCCCGCCGGCCCTCTGCAGACAGGCTGTCCTCACTAGCTGGTGCTTGCTGCAGCTGCTCAAACTGCATCTCCAGGTGCTTCTGGATGGCAATGCCGAGCACCTCAGGGTCCACGGAGGCTCCGTACACCTCCCATGTCATGCCCTCGGCATCCCATCGTACATCCCTCACGGGCGATGCCGCCTCCCGTGGGCTGGGCCCCAGGATTACCTCTGGAAACATGTTCAGAGTCTCAGGTGCTTCCAGGGATGGGCTGGTAGCCACAGCCTTGCAGGCTGCCACTGGGGCTGCCTGAACCCCAGCATCCTGGGCTGATGCCACACCCAGAGCCAAATCAGTGGCTGAGGTCATGGTCCACACATCTTTGGTCCTGGAGCCAGTCTCTGTGGCTAGCCCTGTGGGCCCCCAAGGGTGGACACAACAGTGAGGGTGCCCAGAAATCCCCCCCGACAACTGACAGTGGAACTTCATCCCACACTGTGCCTGCAACCCAGATTCACTCACCGATGCCACCAATTTGGGAAAGGCCAGGATGCCTTTGGCAGGCAGGGCATGGCAGCAACTACCAGCTACAGCCTCCCCCAGagtgcagagcagagcagccGGAGGCAAGGCGTGGCAGGAAGTGGGAAATGGCTGTCCAGCAGTTCTGGGCCCAGTCTGGGGACCGCTGAGGAGACCAGTTGTACCTTCTGGTTCTACCGTTGGCGCCCACTCCTGACTCTCCCCCAATGTGCAGGCTGATTTAGAAGTCCCGTCCTCTGGAGCTGAGTCACTTTGCAGGAGGGCAGGGGTCTGGCCACCTTGGCCAGCAACACTGCCAGGCTGCAGCTGAGCCCTGTGGGTAGGTGAGCTGCCAAGGGCAGAACAGCTCAGACTGGGTTTCTGAACGCTGCCATGACCCCGGGTCTGGGTACTATGGACCAAGTCTGAGTGGCTCCTCTGCACGGCTGCCACGCTGGGGGCCCGTAGGCGACACAGGTCACCGATGCCCATGGTAGACACATTACCGACAGTGCTGCTCCTCCAGTGGCCTCCAGCACCAGCCTGTGACGGAGTGCTTGCGGTCTGCGCATGCTCCGTGATCTCCGTCTGGCACCCCTCCTCCTGCAGGCTCCGGGGACTAGAACTGGCCTCACCCTGCTGGGCCCGCCACACGGTGCTGCTGGCACTCTTGCGAAGCTCTGGCCTCTGCTCCCGGCCTTCACACAGCAAGCTGGAAGAACTCTGGGACAGGGCCTGTGGACAGGGACTCTGGGGTTCCCGGGCATCTGGTTCAGGGTGGTTAGAACTCATGGCTGCCtacaagacagaaaaagaagtGAGTGAAGCCAAGCCAGGTGTTGGCACCTTGGCTGTATTCTTCCGGCCTCAGTCCCAGCCCGCCTGACTGATCGGAGTCCTAAGGTAGTCAGGCACAAGACACCTAACAGACACCTCGAATCTATGTATCCCGCGTGATGCATAGATAACCCTGAGAATATCTAATGATCGCTGCCCCAGAAACAGGCTCTGGAGACCACCACTTATGCCTGGTGTTTGCCATACTTATGAGGTAGGTGCGGGTGCTGGGGGGGAACCTAGGGAAAAGGCCAAGTGCATGTGGCATCGTGCAGAGGGCTTCCGGAAAGCAGCTCTCCGCCAATCAGCCCAGAAAGATGGCCGACTTTATCATCCAGCACAGCTAAGCATCCCTGGGACTGTCAGCACCCTCTTTAATAGAGAGTGGGGCCTCCTGGGTACAGACTTAGGGCTCTGAGAAGGTTTGTGAGGTAAGCAAGCAATGAATACTGGGTATGCTGAGAAGTTTCCGTGTTTTTCTTATGCCCTTGTCCCATCCTCTCCAGCCTGACCTACTGAACTGTGACACATCTCAGATTGTCTTCTAAGGTTCCCGAGTCTCACCCTACACTGAGGGAGGACATTGTTATCGGCAGTTAATAAAGCCTCACACAGCATCTCTTCGTTCATCCGCAGCCATTTCCCGAGGCCCTGCTGGCTGCAGCAGCTGGGAATGTGGGAATCCTTTAGCTCTGGCTGTGCCTGGGGGTGACCATccagcagtgggggatgggaggccCAATGGCGAAAATCAGACATACCCTCTGCAAAAATGTCGGCTCTCTCTTTCCAGCATGCCTGAGACTCCAGCACCAAACCCACCACCCCCTTTCTACCTCACCACTTCCTCCTGAGAACCTTCCCTGGCTGGTCCCCAACCCTGAGGCTTCCTCCATCCCTGGCTAAGCATCATGGGACTGGGACAGAGCAGTCTGGCTGACCCTCAGCCCCCACTCCCTCGCCCTGAGATAGGCAGAGTGGGGACTACAGCCTGTCCCTTCTTGTCAGGTCAGCACCTTGCCCTGATGTGCAGCTGGCATCCTGAGGACAGCTGCTGCCTGGTTGACAGACAGACGGAATGAACTCAAGAACAAGGCCATGGAAAAGTGGGCCGAGTGCCCAGGGCTCAGTCCCAGGAAAGGCCCTGCCAAGGTGAGGGACTCACAGGGACAGTAAGGAAAAACTTTCTGGAGAATTCTCAGGGAAgccaaggctggagagagagggagaaagtgcGGAGAAGAAGGAACAAGTGGTCAGATGACAGATGACTGTGACAGGCAGACTGGGACATGGGCAGGGCCAGAGGGTCAGGCCAGCGCAGCCCTGGATAATGTGGAATCACCTAGGGACTCCCTGTCAGACTGGCAGGATGGGCTGTGGAGCGAGATACAGAAGACAGCTGTTTTGGGTTGGGCAatccagatcctccccacctaCTTTTGGCTGATAAAGACTGACAGGAAACCAACCACCCAGGCCAGGAACAAGGCCACCCAAAATGGAATGTGGCAAGGGCTGGTGGACTCCATTTCTACTATGAGAAgtatctccctgcctctgtcagGGAGTAGGGAGAATTTTAAAGACTAAAGGCAGAGTCTGCTCCAGCACAACTGTCTGTTTTGATGGACATGCTGCGCCCTGTCCTGTCCAGCGTGCCGGGCACTAGTCAGCACTACCTGTGTTTGTACTAGTATTATCTGTTAGGTGCATACTGTGACCGAGAAACTGAATTTCTGGTAAACAATTCCAATGACTGGCCACATATGGCTAATAGTCACTGTATTGGGTCATACCACTCTGAACACAGCCAATTGGGTAAGGAGTGACCTTACCCCGATGTTCCTCGCATCCAAAGCCAGACCAGATAAGTGGCAAAGACAGGACTCTAGCCCACTGCTGCCCTCGGAGAGCTCAAACACCACCGATCAGGTGAGAGCCCGGAAGTTTATGGCAGTCGCAATGCTGACAGTAAGAGCTTTAAATGCTGCA is from Apodemus sylvaticus chromosome 8, mApoSyl1.1, whole genome shotgun sequence and encodes:
- the Gprin2 gene encoding G protein-regulated inducer of neurite outgrowth 2; amino-acid sequence: MSSNHPEPDAREPQSPCPQALSQSSSSLLCEGREQRPELRKSASSTVWRAQQGEASSSPRSLQEEGCQTEITEHAQTASTPSQAGAGGHWRSSTVGNVSTMGIGDLCRLRAPSVAAVQRSHSDLVHSTQTRGHGSVQKPSLSCSALGSSPTHRAQLQPGSVAGQGGQTPALLQSDSAPEDGTSKSACTLGESQEWAPTVEPEGTTGLLSGPQTGPRTAGQPFPTSCHALPPAALLCTLGEAVAGSCCHALPAKGILAFPKLVASVSESGLQAQCGMKFHCQLSGGISGHPHCCVHPWGPTGLATETGSRTKDVWTMTSATDLALGVASAQDAGVQAAPVAACKAVATSPSLEAPETLNMFPEVILGPSPREAASPVRDVRWDAEGMTWEVYGASVDPEVLGIAIQKHLEMQFEQLQQAPASEDSLSAEGRRGPLRAVMQSLRRPSCCGCSGAAPE